Genomic window (Planococcus sp. MSAK28401):
ACAACAACTCGGGCAGCGCTTCCGGGCGACAGTGACACTAGCAGTCGATTTAAAACGTGCTGGAGAAACTGACGAACTGGAACATACGGTCCATTACGGCGAAGCGTACGAAACATGTCGCGAAGTTATTGAAGGAAAACCAAAAAAGCTGGTCGAAGCAGTGGCCGAAACAGTGGCTGCTAACTTATTGACCCAATTCCCGCTGGTCCAGGGAGTCCGCGTTCAGTTGATCAAACCCGATCCGCCAATCCCTGGCCATTACAAATCAGTAGCGATCGACATCACTCGGGGCAGCTTCCGA
Coding sequences:
- the folB gene encoding dihydroneopterin aldolase; this encodes MDYIHLNEMEFYGYHGVFSEEQQLGQRFRATVTLAVDLKRAGETDELEHTVHYGEAYETCREVIEGKPKKLVEAVAETVAANLLTQFPLVQGVRVQLIKPDPPIPGHYKSVAIDITRGSFR